One Bombina bombina isolate aBomBom1 chromosome 5, aBomBom1.pri, whole genome shotgun sequence DNA segment encodes these proteins:
- the LOC128659428 gene encoding C-C chemokine receptor type 5-like: MDPEPTTTMDYYAYGGEVCNKEEIKKNAAKFIPPLYILVFVLGFIGNTVVILILLKYKKLSNMTDIYLLNLAISDLLFVFSLPFWAYNTVYHWVFGNVLCKLLSWLYLVGFYSGNFFIILLTLDRYLAIVHAVYAMKARTRTFAIITSAVLWGIATFVSIPDLIFNKAIKENEINACSPVYPPGVENQWKLLSLIMMILLGLVMPLMIMVFCYTKIIQTLIKCRNEMKKVRAVKLVFIIMIVFFLFWTPYIIALIMYTFQTSYLLNNCETSKKLDVAIQWTEAISYFHCCLNPIIYAFVGEKFRSYLFTFIRTLLPNWNFCPFRSITHERHSSLYNSSTGEHVISAIL, from the coding sequence ATGGACCCAGAACCAACAACAACAATGGATTACTATGCTTATGGTGGAGAAGTTTGCAATAAAGAAGAGATTAAGAAAAATGCAGCCAAATTCATTCCACCACTATATATTCTGGTATTTGTACTTGGTTTTATTGGAAACACTGTTGTTATTTTGATTCTACTCAAGTACAAAAAGCTCAGTAACATGACAGATATCTATCTCCTTAATCTAGCAATATCTGACttactttttgttttttcattgcCATTTTGGGCATATAACACTGTATATCACTGGGTATTTGGTAATGTATTATGTAAACTCTTATCCTGGCTTTATTTAGTTGGATTTTATAGtgggaatttttttattattcttcttACATTAGATAGATATTTGGCCATAGTGCACGCTGTTTATGCTATGAAAGCAAGGACACGGACATTTGCAATAATTACAAGTGCAGTTTTATGGGGAATTGCTACTTTTGTATCCATTCCAGACCTCATCTTCAACAAAGCCatcaaagaaaatgaaataaatgcaTGTAGTCCTGTTTATCCTCCAGGTGTAGAAAACCAATGGAAACTCCTCTCTTTGATTATGATGATTTTATTAGGGCTTGTTATGCCTCTTATGATTATGGTGTTTTGttatacaaaaataatacaaactcTGATCAAATGTAGGAATGAGATGAAAAAAGTCAGAGCTGTAAAGCTTGTTTTCATTAtaatgattgttttttttctcttttggacACCATATATCATTGCTCTAATCATGTACACCTTTCAAACTTCTTACCTACTTAATAACTGTGAAACCAGCAAAAAGTTAGATGTGGCAATCCAGTGGACAGAAGCTATTTCGTACTTTCATTGCTGTCTCAATCCTATAATCTATGCTTTTGTAGGGGAAAAGTTCAGGTCATACTTATTTACCTTTATCCGAACACTGTTGCCAAATTGGAACTTTTGTCCTTTCAGGTCTATAACACATGAACGCCACAGTTCACTGTACAACTCATCTACTGGAGAGCATGTTATTTCTGCAATTCTGTAA